A stretch of Shewanella dokdonensis DNA encodes these proteins:
- a CDS encoding TonB-dependent receptor, with amino-acid sequence MANARLQWQINDDFSARISAEYHGKIPRYTSIYDNLTAVQQEVYDALGSEMKAWTVVDLGASYKMTDTITLNASINNLLDKDFSEVQLYGSGRNTEYAGDYFSTSRSTTGYVNPGRNYWLSVTLSF; translated from the coding sequence ATGGCCAACGCTCGCTTACAATGGCAGATTAACGATGATTTTAGCGCCCGGATTTCTGCCGAATATCATGGCAAGATCCCCCGTTATACCAGTATCTACGATAACCTCACCGCAGTTCAGCAAGAGGTCTATGATGCACTAGGCAGCGAAATGAAGGCCTGGACGGTGGTAGATCTTGGAGCATCTTACAAGATGACTGACACTATCACGCTCAATGCCAGCATTAACAATCTGCTAGATAAGGACTTTTCTGAAGTACAGCTTTATGGCTCTGGTAGAAATACCGAATATGCCGGCGACTACTTTAGCACCTCCCGCTCAACCACCGGCTATGTCAACCCTGGCCGCAATTATTGGCTCTCAGTGACGCTCAGCTTCTAA
- a CDS encoding LysR family transcriptional regulator codes for MQNSYMRITLRQLLVFRTVCEQLSYSRAAELLALTQPAVSLQIRQLEELLEEPLFDYVGKKLYLTEAAEYLRTTANDVFQRLDVLDMQLSELRGTLKGSYALPQNPALSICYRIC; via the coding sequence GTGCAAAATTCCTACATGCGCATTACCCTGCGGCAATTACTGGTATTTCGTACCGTATGCGAACAACTCTCTTATAGCCGCGCCGCCGAACTGCTGGCCCTGACACAACCGGCCGTCAGCCTGCAAATCCGGCAACTGGAAGAATTACTGGAAGAACCTTTGTTTGATTATGTCGGCAAAAAGCTCTATCTCACTGAAGCAGCTGAATATTTACGGACAACGGCTAACGATGTTTTCCAACGTCTGGACGTGCTGGATATGCAGTTGTCCGAATTACGCGGCACCTTAAAGGGGAGTTACGCATTGCCGCAGAATCCAGCGCTAAGTATCTGCTACCGCATCTGTTAG
- a CDS encoding acetyl-CoA carboxylase biotin carboxylase subunit, whose protein sequence is MANRGEIAVRIIRACAEMGIRSVAVYSDADRHALHVKRADEAYSLGDDPLAGYLSPQRLVSLAVETGCDALHPGYGFLSENPELAELCAERGVKFVGPNAEIIRRMGDKTEARRTMMAAGVPCTPGTEGNLENLAEALREAARIGYPVMLKATSGGGGRGIRRCNNPEELTQQFPRVISEATKAFGSAEVFLEKCIINPKHIEAQILADSFGNTVHLFERDCSIQRRNQKLIEIAPSTQLTPEQRAYIGKMAVRAAQAVNYENAGTVEFLLSGDEIYFMEMNTRVQVEHTITEQITGIDIVREQIRIASGQALSVKQEDIRHRGFALQFRINAEDPKNNFFPSFGRITRYYAPGGPGVRTDTAIYTGYVIPPYYDSMCLKLVVWALNWEDALDRSLRALDDMRVQGVKTTAPYYQQILRNPEFRTGQFNTSFVETHPELLDYSEKRRPEQLALAIAAAIAANAGL, encoded by the coding sequence ATCGCCAATCGCGGTGAAATTGCGGTGCGCATTATTCGTGCCTGTGCCGAAATGGGTATTCGTTCGGTGGCGGTGTATTCAGATGCCGATCGCCATGCGCTGCACGTAAAACGTGCTGATGAGGCCTATAGCCTCGGGGACGATCCTTTGGCGGGGTATCTAAGCCCGCAACGTTTGGTGAGCTTAGCGGTTGAAACCGGTTGCGATGCATTGCATCCCGGTTATGGTTTTTTGTCAGAAAACCCAGAACTGGCGGAGCTGTGTGCCGAGCGTGGTGTGAAGTTTGTCGGCCCTAATGCTGAGATTATCCGCCGTATGGGTGATAAAACCGAGGCGCGCCGTACCATGATGGCCGCGGGTGTGCCTTGTACGCCCGGCACCGAAGGCAATCTGGAAAATCTGGCAGAAGCCCTGCGTGAAGCCGCGCGGATTGGGTATCCGGTAATGCTGAAAGCCACATCAGGTGGCGGTGGCCGTGGTATTCGTCGTTGTAATAATCCGGAAGAACTCACACAGCAGTTTCCGCGGGTTATCTCCGAAGCCACCAAAGCTTTTGGCTCTGCGGAAGTGTTCCTGGAAAAGTGCATTATCAATCCCAAACACATTGAAGCGCAGATCCTTGCTGACAGTTTTGGTAACACAGTGCATCTGTTTGAGCGTGATTGCTCTATCCAGCGGCGTAATCAGAAACTGATTGAGATTGCCCCCAGCACCCAATTGACACCGGAACAGCGGGCTTATATCGGCAAAATGGCAGTGCGGGCCGCGCAAGCGGTGAACTATGAAAACGCTGGTACGGTGGAGTTTCTGCTGTCCGGCGATGAAATCTATTTCATGGAGATGAATACCCGGGTGCAGGTGGAGCACACCATTACCGAGCAGATCACTGGGATTGATATTGTGCGGGAGCAGATCCGCATCGCCTCCGGTCAAGCGCTGTCGGTGAAACAGGAAGATATCCGCCACCGGGGTTTTGCGCTGCAATTTCGTATCAATGCTGAAGATCCCAAGAACAATTTTTTCCCATCGTTTGGCCGCATCACTCGTTACTACGCGCCAGGTGGCCCAGGTGTGCGCACCGACACGGCAATCTATACCGGCTATGTCATTCCGCCTTATTACGACTCCATGTGCCTGAAACTGGTGGTATGGGCTCTGAACTGGGAAGACGCGCTAGATCGCAGCCTGCGAGCGTTGGATGACATGCGAGTGCAAGGGGTGAAAACCACGGCGCCCTATTATCAGCAGATTTTACGTAATCCAGAATTTCGTACCGGTCAGTTCAACACCAGTTTTGTTGAGACACATCCGGAACTGCTGGATTACTCAGAAAAACGTCGTCCAGAACAACTGGCGCTAGCCATTGCCGCCGCCATTGCGGCGAACGCCGGGTTA